The following are encoded together in the Salmonella enterica subsp. enterica serovar Choleraesuis genome:
- a CDS encoding glycine/betaine ABC transporter permease, translating into MKQNTFAGRLLLGFVILAVILALLVWGIGIETIRERQIDLVYLGKQHLILVFSSMALALLVGVPSGIFLSRPFARRWAEYVMQIFNVGNTLPPLAVLALAMVVIGIGDKPAIVALFLASLLPIVRNTYAGLCAVPPALTEAAKGIGMTRSQRLRMVELPDAWPVMLSGIRIATAINVGTAPLAFLIGASSYGELIFPGIYLNDFPTLILGAAATALFALILDMALAFLGQWLSPHTA; encoded by the coding sequence CTGCTATTGGGGTTTGTGATTTTAGCGGTAATCCTGGCATTACTGGTCTGGGGGATTGGTATTGAAACCATTCGCGAGCGTCAGATTGACCTGGTTTACCTCGGAAAACAGCACCTAATTCTGGTTTTTAGTTCCATGGCCCTGGCGTTACTTGTAGGAGTACCCAGCGGCATATTCCTTAGCCGCCCTTTTGCCCGGCGCTGGGCGGAATATGTCATGCAAATTTTCAACGTCGGAAATACTTTACCACCGCTGGCGGTTTTGGCTCTGGCGATGGTAGTCATTGGCATTGGGGATAAGCCGGCTATTGTCGCGCTGTTCCTCGCTTCTTTGCTGCCTATTGTACGTAACACCTATGCGGGATTGTGTGCGGTACCGCCAGCGCTAACTGAAGCGGCAAAAGGTATTGGTATGACCCGTAGCCAGCGGCTACGCATGGTTGAGTTACCTGATGCATGGCCGGTCATGCTTTCTGGCATCAGAATCGCTACGGCCATCAATGTGGGTACCGCTCCTCTGGCGTTTCTGATTGGCGCCAGTAGCTATGGTGAGCTCATTTTCCCTGGCATCTATCTGAACGATTTTCCCACCCTGATTTTAGGAGCCGCAGCAACAGCATTGTTTGCATTAATTTTGGATATGGCACTGGCTTTTCTCGGTCAGTGGCTCAGCCCGCACACTGCCTAA